The following proteins are encoded in a genomic region of Anaerolineales bacterium:
- a CDS encoding class I SAM-dependent methyltransferase — MDPQSTDSAVQSFYDRHPYPRPLDNLDAYRRLWSDLNRQRADYHLYWPHRPFRDDFSILIAGCGTSQAAKYAMRWPHAHVVGIDFSQTSVQHTLVLKEKYALANLSVHQLPIQRVEELSLTFDQIVCTGVLHHLADPASGLNALSRVLAPDGAMQLMVYAPYGRAGIYMLQEFCRKLGIQVTDEGIHLLNQVLRVLPPGHPLEHLIQHAPDILNEVELADALLNPRDQAYSVSRLVDLLGEAGLKFGRWVRQAAYLAQCGLLASTQLASRITNLPMLEQYSAMELLRGTMLRHSAILYRKDASSSGRMINFRDPGWKSYVPIRIADTICVNERLPEGAAAVLINQVHSYTDLYMPIDAIEKHWYDAIDGKRTIRAVIEHSRAIQRETPKSDKVRSFFERLWWYDQVVFDLSNT; from the coding sequence ATAGACCCACAATCTACTGATTCGGCGGTCCAATCCTTCTATGACCGCCACCCATATCCACGCCCGCTTGATAATCTCGACGCGTACCGCCGTCTCTGGAGCGATCTGAACCGCCAGCGGGCCGATTACCACCTGTATTGGCCTCACAGACCTTTCAGGGATGATTTTTCCATATTGATTGCAGGCTGTGGAACTTCGCAAGCAGCCAAGTATGCCATGCGCTGGCCTCACGCTCACGTGGTAGGCATCGATTTCAGCCAGACCAGTGTGCAGCATACCCTGGTGCTCAAGGAAAAATATGCTTTAGCAAACCTGAGTGTCCACCAGCTTCCCATCCAGCGGGTTGAAGAGCTTAGTCTGACCTTCGATCAGATCGTATGCACCGGGGTCCTTCATCACCTGGCAGATCCCGCCTCAGGGTTAAATGCCCTGAGCAGAGTGCTTGCCCCGGATGGTGCGATGCAGCTGATGGTTTATGCACCTTATGGCAGGGCTGGGATTTACATGCTGCAGGAGTTTTGCCGGAAGCTCGGAATCCAGGTAACCGATGAAGGCATCCACCTGCTCAACCAGGTCCTTCGAGTACTGCCTCCAGGTCATCCGCTTGAACACTTGATCCAGCATGCCCCTGATATATTGAATGAGGTTGAGCTGGCTGATGCACTGCTTAACCCACGCGACCAGGCTTATTCCGTCTCACGCTTAGTTGATCTGCTCGGTGAAGCTGGCTTGAAATTTGGCCGTTGGGTAAGGCAGGCTGCTTACCTAGCGCAATGTGGTTTATTGGCGAGTACTCAGCTGGCCTCTCGGATAACCAACCTTCCTATGCTCGAGCAATATTCGGCGATGGAGCTGTTACGAGGCACCATGCTCCGTCATAGTGCGATCCTGTACCGGAAGGATGCCTCCAGCTCTGGCAGGATGATCAATTTTCGCGATCCAGGCTGGAAAAGCTATGTGCCTATTCGTATAGCCGATACTATCTGTGTTAATGAGCGCTTGCCTGAGGGAGCCGCGGCAGTGTTGATCAATCAGGTGCATAGCTATACGGACTTATATATGCCCATCGATGCTATTGAAAAGCATTGGTATGATGCCATCGATGGAAAACGCACTATTCGTGCGGTGATTGAGCATTCACGCGCTATCCAGCGAGAGACACCAAAATCCGACAAGGTACGCAGCTTCTTCGAACGTCTATGGTGGTATGACCAGGTGGTGTTTGATCTATCCAATACTTGA